Proteins co-encoded in one Timaviella obliquedivisa GSE-PSE-MK23-08B genomic window:
- a CDS encoding ribulose-phosphate 3-epimerase produces MTLSRKPVMIAPSILSADFSRLGEEIKAIDEAGADWIHVDVMDGRFVPNITIGPLIVNAIRPYTQKTIDVHLMIVEPEKYVADFAKAGADIISVHAEHNASPHLHRTLGQIRELGKKAGVVLNPSTPLELIEYVLDLCDLVLIMSVNPGFGGQSFIPGVIPKIRQLREMCDERGLDPWIEVDGGLKGNNTWQVLEAGANAIVAGSAVFGANDYAEAIAGIRNSKRPEPELARV; encoded by the coding sequence ATGACCCTATCTCGCAAGCCCGTGATGATCGCTCCGTCCATCCTGTCGGCAGATTTTAGTCGCTTAGGCGAAGAAATTAAGGCGATCGACGAAGCTGGAGCCGATTGGATTCACGTCGATGTAATGGATGGGCGATTCGTTCCTAACATTACGATTGGTCCACTAATCGTCAACGCCATTCGCCCTTACACTCAAAAAACGATCGACGTTCACTTAATGATTGTGGAACCCGAAAAATACGTTGCAGATTTTGCCAAGGCAGGCGCTGATATTATCTCTGTTCATGCCGAGCACAATGCATCGCCTCACTTGCACCGTACTCTGGGTCAAATTCGGGAATTGGGCAAAAAGGCAGGCGTTGTTCTCAATCCTTCCACGCCATTGGAGTTGATTGAGTATGTCTTAGATCTCTGCGATTTGGTGCTGATCATGAGCGTCAATCCTGGCTTTGGTGGACAAAGCTTTATCCCAGGTGTCATTCCAAAAATTCGCCAGCTGCGCGAAATGTGTGATGAGCGGGGTCTCGATCCTTGGATTGAGGTTGATGGGGGTTTGAAGGGCAATAATACTTGGCAGGTTTTAGAGGCAGGAGCCAATGCGATCGTGGCGGGTTCGGCGGTGTTTGGGGCAAACGACTACGCTGAGGCGATCGCGGGTATTCGCAACAGTAAGCGTCCTGAGCCTGAGTTAGCCAGAGTTTAG